A single Pseudomonadota bacterium DNA region contains:
- the thiS gene encoding sulfur carrier protein ThiS yields MKIIANGLETEIPEGTTVTQLLDILEEPSKPDMIVEINRRFIHAKLYESTILNAGDYVEIIHLDIGG; encoded by the coding sequence TTGAAGATTATTGCCAATGGTCTTGAAACAGAAATTCCGGAAGGAACAACGGTGACGCAATTGCTTGATATTCTCGAAGAACCGTCGAAACCTGATATGATTGTCGAAATCAACAGACGGTTCATCCATGCAAAACTTTATGAATCAACGATTCTGAATGCAGGAGACTATGTAGAGATTATCCACCTTGATATAGGGGGATAA
- the cysK gene encoding cysteine synthase A: MAHYFEDNSYSIGKTPLVKLNHVTDGAKATVLAKIEGRNPAYSVKCRIGAAMIWDAEKTGKLKPGMEIIEPTSGNTGIALAFVAAARGYKLTLTMPETMSIERRKVLKALGANIILTEASKGMKGAVDKATEIAESDPSRYFLPQQFENPANPAIHEATTAVEIWNDTDGNMDFFVSGVGTGGTITGVSRYFKKTKGKNIVSVAVEPVHSPILTQARNGEELKPGPHKIQGIGAGFVPKVLDLSLVDRIETVTNDEAIEMARRLAKEEGILSGISCGAAAAVAVRIAKEPESAGKTIVVLLPDSGERYLSTPLFEGVFTGVEKATASDSII, from the coding sequence ATGGCACATTATTTTGAAGACAACTCGTATTCAATCGGGAAAACGCCATTGGTTAAACTGAACCATGTAACAGATGGTGCCAAGGCAACGGTCTTGGCAAAAATAGAAGGACGGAACCCTGCGTACTCGGTGAAATGCAGGATTGGTGCGGCGATGATATGGGATGCTGAAAAAACAGGAAAGCTGAAACCCGGCATGGAGATTATTGAGCCCACGTCAGGGAATACAGGCATAGCTCTTGCCTTTGTTGCCGCTGCGAGAGGGTACAAACTGACACTTACGATGCCTGAAACGATGAGTATCGAACGGAGGAAGGTATTGAAGGCACTCGGGGCAAATATTATCCTTACCGAGGCGTCAAAGGGGATGAAGGGGGCTGTCGATAAGGCGACAGAGATTGCAGAAAGTGATCCTTCACGCTACTTTTTGCCTCAGCAGTTCGAGAATCCGGCAAATCCAGCTATCCATGAGGCCACGACAGCCGTTGAAATCTGGAACGACACCGACGGGAACATGGACTTTTTTGTATCAGGGGTCGGCACCGGCGGCACGATAACCGGTGTGAGCCGTTATTTTAAGAAAACAAAAGGAAAAAACATCGTATCTGTTGCCGTAGAGCCGGTTCACTCGCCAATCCTCACACAGGCACGTAATGGTGAGGAATTAAAGCCGGGTCCTCATAAAATCCAGGGTATCGGGGCTGGTTTTGTACCTAAGGTTCTTGACTTGAGTCTTGTTGACCGTATCGAAACTGTGACGAATGATGAGGCAATAGAGATGGCGCGCCGGCTTGCAAAGGAAGAAGGTATTCTCTCAGGAATTTCCTGTGGCGCCGCAGCAGCCGTGGCAGTACGAATCGCAAAGGAGCCGGAAAGCGCAGGAAAAACAATCGTTGTTTTATTGCCGGATAGCGGAGAGCGTTACCTGTCAACACCACTTTTTGAGGGAGTTTTTACAGGCGTGGAAAAGGCGACTGCCTCTGATTCAATAATTTGA
- a CDS encoding 4Fe-4S binding protein, whose product MIRRLVIEDAERCVGCQSCMFACTRREGNASLEDQRIHVKSLGGVARGFTVIVCRACKDPSCMYVCPVDALQKREVGGVRLSSEKCIGCGRCVDACPFSAITMDSETNKPLVCLYCGYCMDYCAYGVLGVEKV is encoded by the coding sequence ATGATCAGAAGACTTGTCATAGAAGATGCGGAACGGTGTGTAGGATGCCAGTCATGCATGTTTGCCTGCACAAGAAGGGAAGGCAATGCATCGCTCGAGGACCAGAGAATCCATGTAAAATCCCTCGGAGGGGTGGCAAGGGGGTTCACTGTCATCGTATGCCGTGCCTGTAAAGACCCATCCTGCATGTATGTGTGTCCTGTCGATGCACTTCAGAAAAGGGAGGTTGGCGGAGTAAGGCTCAGTTCGGAGAAATGCATAGGCTGCGGCAGGTGTGTTGATGCCTGTCCTTTTTCAGCCATAACAATGGATTCTGAAACAAATAAGCCACTCGTCTGCCTGTACTGCGGCTATTGCATGGATTACTGTGCATACGGTGTGCTCGGCGTAGAGAAAGTGTGA